From Salipiger profundus, a single genomic window includes:
- a CDS encoding fused MFS/spermidine synthase: protein MNAKESAIPFPIIIALILVLSAVGLTYEIAAGRVLAPFFGTSLLTWTAVIATVLGGFSLGSALGGIVAERPRPSALRQVRGALIATAVLMAVSPTLLGLLNSWGARGTSGMLLSVFIVFFPASVCVTLPSPLLAKLAIEARPGREGSSLGFVLAAGSVGAIFGAILAGFLALPLIGATATFAACGALALLCLPFLRGGGTENHGVTIAAAAFVAFAGLAGAPACQYESGLSCLHVIRQGPEVRLVSDGQLQAAERRISGADGEGASGLALSYTEWIWARMERDLGADASVMFVGGGGYTLPTKLLASRPEAQAVAVEIDPLVTEVVQDHMPRAGEMIVQTGYDASEDREADGRLGIVHADGRVYLNETQRRFDAAVMDAFSSGSVPAHLVTRETFSRLKEIVDGPVYVNLIDQADGRLARGVNEILSELYPHIEVVHGSFTSRGRGNILFAASPRPLDDLNDLPEGYSQTHLSEGRAFTDDRGWFGHR from the coding sequence TTGAACGCAAAGGAGTCTGCTATCCCTTTCCCGATCATCATTGCGCTGATCCTCGTCCTGTCTGCCGTGGGCCTGACCTACGAGATCGCCGCGGGCCGCGTTCTTGCGCCCTTCTTCGGAACCTCGCTGCTGACCTGGACAGCCGTCATCGCGACCGTTCTCGGTGGCTTCTCCCTGGGCAGCGCGCTCGGGGGGATCGTTGCGGAACGCCCGCGCCCCAGCGCCTTGCGCCAGGTGCGCGGCGCCCTGATCGCCACGGCCGTTCTGATGGCCGTGTCGCCCACGCTGCTGGGCCTGCTCAATTCATGGGGCGCGCGCGGCACGAGTGGAATGTTGCTCAGTGTGTTCATCGTGTTCTTTCCGGCCTCGGTCTGCGTGACGCTGCCGTCTCCACTGCTCGCCAAGCTCGCGATCGAGGCCAGACCGGGTCGCGAGGGATCGTCACTGGGATTCGTGCTGGCGGCGGGCTCTGTCGGTGCGATCTTCGGCGCCATTCTCGCGGGTTTCCTGGCACTGCCGCTGATCGGGGCGACGGCGACTTTTGCCGCCTGCGGTGCCTTGGCCCTACTGTGCCTGCCCTTCCTCCGGGGCGGCGGCACTGAGAACCATGGCGTGACCATCGCGGCGGCAGCTTTCGTTGCCTTCGCAGGGCTCGCCGGGGCCCCGGCCTGCCAGTACGAATCCGGCCTGTCCTGCCTGCACGTGATCCGCCAGGGTCCCGAGGTGCGCCTCGTCTCGGATGGGCAGTTGCAGGCCGCCGAACGACGCATCTCGGGAGCGGACGGGGAAGGGGCCTCGGGCCTGGCCCTGAGCTACACCGAATGGATCTGGGCGCGCATGGAGCGCGATCTTGGCGCTGACGCGTCAGTGATGTTCGTCGGGGGCGGCGGCTATACGCTGCCGACGAAACTGCTTGCCTCGCGTCCCGAGGCGCAAGCGGTTGCCGTCGAGATCGACCCTCTCGTGACCGAGGTGGTTCAGGACCACATGCCGCGGGCCGGCGAAATGATCGTGCAGACAGGCTACGACGCCTCGGAGGACAGGGAAGCGGACGGTCGACTGGGGATCGTCCACGCCGATGGTCGGGTTTATCTGAACGAGACGCAGCGACGCTTCGACGCCGCCGTGATGGATGCTTTCTCCTCCGGCTCGGTTCCGGCTCACCTCGTCACGCGCGAGACCTTTTCCCGCCTGAAGGAGATCGTCGACGGACCTGTATACGTCAACCTGATCGACCAGGCAGACGGGCGCCTGGCGCGCGGTGTGAATGAAATCCTGAGTGAACTCTACCCGCACATCGAAGTCGTGCACGGTTCCTTCACATCCCGGGGCCGGGGCAACATTCTCTTCGCGGCGTCCCCCCGACCGTTGGATGACCTGAATGATCTGCCGGAGGGCTACAGTCAGACGCACCTTTCCGAAGGGCGCGCGTTCACCGACGATCGCGGGTGGTTCGGCCACAGATAG
- a CDS encoding HWE histidine kinase domain-containing protein → MLRQQSPQYGPMDFLAGDGEMARRIRETDWSEHPFGPIEEWPQSLRLALSICLNSAFPTAIYWGPELRLLYNDAWAPIPGPRHPEALGAPARRVWSDIWDVIEPQFNEVIRSGTGLFAQDQMLPMQRYGRVEETYWNYSFTPLRGEKGDIVGVWNSGSETTQNVIQRRNAEFVVRLNEGLRGCASAEAGMTLALERLGTHLGADVVGVLEPGRDEALGVTRVIYPPQSEAISPLRDNWVGPNAEAELRAGRDAFVDCEDPALEPETRRYLVDRNLSNGVFVPWTSAGRLEAALFVHWSQPRTTSVLDVALIEKVVQTTMSWAELDRARAREVVMAREIDHRARNLLAILRGLARLISADTVPDYKEKLDDRITALSRIHSLLSDRRWEGLGLRDVIHEELGTFDVGERVRVEVHGPEVTLAAADAQLLAMMFHELSTNSVKYGALGHSSGVLEVHWSVAAEDGPLELSWTERCTSIPDANGDLREGFGTILLRRIVQDHFKGAITSKQSAGLMRYIISLPTEHWGAALQGNTGGAPEAPGARKRSVMIVEDEPIIALDLAGMMETAGYDVFGQFGTIASARDGMARGVPDVALVDENLAGESSREIVQALVARGVGVAIISGYEGDSMTGVPRLSKPVSEAELLATVRNLLGG, encoded by the coding sequence ATGCTGCGACAGCAGAGCCCGCAGTATGGGCCGATGGATTTTCTGGCCGGTGACGGCGAGATGGCCAGGCGTATCCGCGAGACTGACTGGAGCGAGCATCCCTTCGGACCGATTGAAGAGTGGCCGCAGTCCCTGCGGCTGGCACTGTCGATCTGCCTGAACTCGGCTTTCCCGACGGCGATCTACTGGGGCCCCGAGTTGCGCCTTCTTTACAACGATGCCTGGGCTCCAATCCCGGGGCCGCGCCATCCGGAGGCGCTCGGTGCTCCGGCCAGACGGGTCTGGAGTGACATCTGGGACGTCATCGAGCCACAGTTCAACGAGGTTATCCGCAGCGGCACGGGGCTCTTCGCCCAGGATCAGATGTTGCCGATGCAGCGCTACGGTCGCGTCGAGGAAACCTACTGGAACTACAGCTTCACACCCCTGCGCGGTGAGAAGGGCGACATCGTCGGGGTCTGGAACTCGGGAAGCGAGACCACGCAGAACGTGATCCAGCGGCGCAACGCGGAATTCGTCGTGCGCCTCAACGAGGGGTTGCGCGGCTGCGCCTCGGCCGAGGCGGGCATGACGCTCGCGCTCGAGCGGCTCGGAACGCACCTCGGGGCCGATGTCGTCGGGGTGCTGGAGCCCGGACGCGACGAGGCGCTCGGGGTCACCCGCGTGATCTACCCGCCGCAATCCGAGGCGATCTCGCCGCTGCGCGATAACTGGGTCGGCCCGAACGCGGAGGCCGAGCTTCGCGCCGGCCGGGATGCCTTCGTCGATTGCGAGGATCCCGCGCTCGAGCCGGAGACACGGCGTTACTTGGTGGATCGGAACCTGTCGAACGGCGTTTTCGTGCCCTGGACGAGCGCGGGGCGGCTGGAGGCTGCGCTGTTCGTCCACTGGTCCCAGCCCCGTACCACCAGCGTGCTGGACGTGGCGTTGATCGAGAAGGTGGTCCAGACCACGATGTCCTGGGCTGAACTCGACCGCGCCCGCGCCCGCGAGGTGGTGATGGCGCGGGAGATCGACCACCGCGCGCGCAACCTTCTGGCGATCCTGCGGGGGCTCGCCCGGCTGATCTCGGCGGACACCGTGCCCGACTACAAGGAAAAGCTCGACGACCGCATCACCGCCCTGTCACGCATTCACTCGCTGCTGTCGGACCGGCGCTGGGAAGGTCTGGGCCTCAGGGACGTGATCCACGAGGAACTCGGGACCTTCGATGTCGGGGAGCGCGTGCGCGTCGAGGTTCATGGGCCCGAGGTCACGCTCGCCGCCGCGGATGCGCAGCTGCTGGCGATGATGTTCCACGAGTTGAGCACCAACTCGGTGAAGTACGGCGCGCTTGGGCATTCGTCGGGAGTGCTCGAGGTGCACTGGTCTGTCGCGGCAGAGGACGGCCCGCTTGAGCTGTCGTGGACAGAGCGCTGCACCTCCATTCCCGATGCAAACGGCGACCTGCGCGAGGGCTTCGGAACGATTCTGTTGCGGCGGATCGTCCAGGACCATTTCAAGGGGGCGATCACGTCCAAACAGTCGGCCGGGCTGATGCGCTACATCATTTCGCTGCCCACGGAGCACTGGGGCGCGGCCCTGCAAGGAAACACCGGCGGCGCCCCCGAGGCGCCCGGCGCCCGCAAGCGCTCGGTCATGATCGTCGAGGACGAACCGATCATCGCGCTCGATCTTGCAGGCATGATGGAGACCGCCGGCTACGATGTCTTCGGGCAATTCGGCACGATTGCATCTGCCCGCGATGGCATGGCACGCGGCGTTCCCGATGTCGCGCTGGTCGACGAGAACCTGGCCGGTGAAAGCTCGCGCGAGATCGTGCAGGCATTGGTTGCGCGCGGCGTCGGGGTCGCGATCATATCTGGCTACGAGGGCGACTCCATGACCGGCGTTCCGCGTCTCTCCAAGCCTGTCTCCGAAGCCGAACTCCTTGCGACGGTCAGGAACCTGCTCGGCGGCTGA
- a CDS encoding mechanosensitive ion channel domain-containing protein, with amino-acid sequence MRSLGNRLAALLLAALSIAVLAPAVAQAQTTAPEAETAQQSATKLDLLLDVIEDPESRDALISELRATRETAEAAADDAIVDTLAGEEAAPSEALSFGRRIALITQQTAEDVASRGEAVWNQITRAPQVFDGLDGSEAGVLLDALRDLALIIVATVAVFLVLRRFGKAFYGRMGASARDSGILRTVLLFLASAVIDALIVVAAWAVGYLIATLFIGNYGQIGIRQTLYLNAFLLVELAKVVVRLALSPSAGNLRPLPISNTAAQYLARRLNLMVGLVGYGQLLIVPVINANVSLAAGRATSALIALLVVGLAIWLVLRNRRPVADWLERGGQTEAEHAEEVRAAEQATEENAPVSAAPDEFPMGETEEPPRKRRSALRFLVRHWHWPALLYLLTMLVLVLVQPGDAAFRSLLNSGQVLVVALLGVMISGVLTRIMVRGVQLPETVTQRLPLLERRLNTFVPKTLFVLRFAIFLLVVVFALNAISLIDLRGWMASQIGLQLTSAIFSVAAILLVAFVIWVAMTSWVDYRLNPEFGSVATARERTLLTLLRNAATIALVIITLMFVLSEVGLDIAPLLASAGVLGLAIGFGAQKLVQDIITGIFIQFENAMNVGDVVTVGGTTGVVERLTIRSVSLRDLSGAFHVIPFSSVDMVTNFVREFGYFVCDMGVAYRENIDEVKQAMLDAFEQLRADPEQAQSIMGDLEWFGINAFGDSAVVVRARIKCVPGTQWGVGRAYNGVLKEVFDERNIEIPFPHQTLYLGESKQGETQPFRVRMEGDGSSA; translated from the coding sequence ATGAGATCCCTGGGAAACAGACTGGCGGCGCTGCTGCTCGCCGCGCTGTCGATCGCCGTGCTCGCTCCCGCCGTCGCGCAGGCGCAGACCACCGCCCCCGAGGCCGAAACTGCCCAACAGTCCGCCACGAAGCTCGACCTGCTTCTTGACGTGATCGAAGACCCCGAAAGCCGGGACGCGCTCATTTCCGAGCTTCGCGCGACACGGGAAACGGCCGAAGCCGCCGCTGACGACGCCATCGTCGACACGCTGGCCGGCGAAGAGGCCGCGCCGTCCGAGGCGCTTTCATTCGGCCGCCGGATCGCCCTCATCACGCAGCAGACGGCCGAGGATGTCGCCTCGCGCGGCGAAGCCGTGTGGAACCAGATCACGCGCGCGCCGCAGGTGTTCGACGGCCTCGACGGTAGCGAGGCCGGCGTCCTGCTCGATGCGTTGCGCGACCTCGCGCTGATCATCGTCGCGACCGTCGCGGTGTTTCTCGTGCTGCGCCGCTTCGGCAAGGCATTCTATGGCCGCATGGGCGCCTCTGCCCGGGACAGTGGCATCCTGCGCACTGTCCTTCTCTTCCTTGCATCCGCAGTCATCGACGCGCTGATCGTCGTCGCCGCCTGGGCAGTGGGCTACCTTATCGCGACACTGTTCATCGGCAACTACGGGCAGATCGGCATTCGCCAGACGCTCTATCTCAACGCGTTCCTTCTGGTCGAGCTCGCCAAGGTCGTGGTGCGTCTTGCCCTGTCGCCCTCCGCCGGAAACCTGCGGCCACTACCGATCTCGAACACTGCCGCGCAGTATCTTGCGCGACGTCTCAACCTGATGGTCGGCCTCGTGGGCTACGGCCAGCTGCTGATCGTCCCGGTGATCAATGCCAACGTGTCGCTCGCCGCCGGGCGCGCCACGTCCGCGCTCATCGCGCTTCTCGTGGTCGGGCTTGCCATCTGGCTGGTGCTGCGCAACCGCCGACCGGTCGCCGACTGGCTCGAGCGCGGCGGACAGACCGAGGCGGAACACGCCGAAGAGGTCCGTGCCGCAGAGCAGGCCACCGAGGAAAATGCGCCGGTCTCCGCCGCCCCGGACGAGTTCCCGATGGGCGAGACCGAGGAGCCCCCGCGCAAGCGGCGCAGCGCGCTGAGGTTCCTTGTCCGCCACTGGCATTGGCCCGCCCTTCTCTACTTGCTCACCATGCTCGTGCTCGTGCTGGTGCAACCCGGGGACGCGGCCTTCCGATCGCTGCTGAACTCGGGCCAGGTCCTGGTCGTCGCACTGCTGGGGGTGATGATCTCGGGCGTGCTGACCCGCATCATGGTGCGCGGTGTGCAGCTTCCCGAGACGGTGACCCAGCGTCTGCCGCTGCTCGAACGGCGTCTCAACACCTTCGTGCCGAAGACCCTCTTCGTGCTGCGCTTCGCGATCTTCCTGCTGGTCGTGGTGTTCGCCCTGAACGCCATAAGCCTGATCGACCTGCGGGGCTGGATGGCAAGCCAGATCGGACTGCAGCTGACCAGTGCGATCTTCTCGGTGGCCGCCATCCTGCTCGTGGCCTTCGTGATCTGGGTCGCCATGACCTCCTGGGTCGACTATCGCCTGAACCCCGAGTTCGGCTCGGTGGCCACCGCTCGCGAGCGCACGCTGCTGACGCTCCTGCGCAATGCCGCCACGATCGCGCTGGTGATCATCACGCTGATGTTCGTGCTGTCCGAAGTCGGGCTCGACATCGCGCCGCTGCTGGCCTCGGCCGGGGTGCTCGGCCTTGCCATCGGCTTCGGTGCCCAGAAGCTGGTGCAGGACATCATCACCGGCATCTTCATCCAGTTCGAGAACGCGATGAACGTGGGCGACGTGGTGACCGTGGGCGGCACCACCGGCGTGGTCGAGCGCCTGACCATCCGCTCGGTCAGCCTGCGGGATCTCTCGGGCGCGTTCCACGTAATCCCCTTCTCGTCGGTAGACATGGTCACCAACTTCGTCCGCGAGTTCGGCTACTTCGTCTGCGACATGGGCGTGGCCTACCGCGAGAACATCGACGAGGTGAAACAGGCCATGCTGGACGCCTTCGAACAGCTCCGCGCCGACCCGGAGCAGGCGCAGTCGATCATGGGCGACCTCGAATGGTTCGGGATCAATGCCTTCGGCGACAGTGCCGTGGTGGTGCGTGCCCGGATCAAATGCGTGCCCGGCACGCAATGGGGCGTCGGCCGCGCCTACAACGGCGTCCTCAAGGAGGTCTTCGACGAACGCAACATCGAGATCCCCTTCCCCCACCAGACGCTCTACCTCGGAGAGTCCAAGCAGGGCGAGACCCAGCCTTTCCGGGTCCGCATGGAGGGCGACGGTTCCTCGGCCTGA
- a CDS encoding methyl-accepting chemotaxis protein translates to MPLRWKAKQTRRMTPEEAIVQLVERTQAVIDFAPDGTVLRANENFLAAFGYTAEEVIGQHHRLFVQRKFRESEAYRVFWEDLRAGKSFSDEFPRITKDDRVLWLSATYAPVLDETGAVVQITKIAREITSQRQDIAAVRTGLEILGEGHLGHRITLSSQSSLGDLATAYNRAVEMFAELISRVRSASDTIDTTAAQIGTNSDELSRRTETQAATLEQTAAAVEQLNTNAKSAAEYALEVGNEAQDTRAAAEGSGRVVEDVTLAMQRIETSSDSIAQIISVIDDIAFQTNLLALNAGVEAARAGDAGRGFAVVAGEVRTLAQRSAESAQEIKTLISESGGHVKAGVDLVGRASTELSNIFAGVERISDRIREVVQGLNEQTMTLGEINTAISQLDTVTQQNAAMVNETSGAIRDLAAESRSLSEGVGVFRGAGNDSARGVAHTGWELDAGAGQVSAASG, encoded by the coding sequence ATGCCACTGCGCTGGAAAGCGAAACAGACCCGGCGGATGACGCCGGAAGAGGCGATCGTGCAGCTCGTCGAACGCACGCAGGCCGTGATCGATTTTGCGCCCGACGGCACGGTTCTGCGCGCGAATGAGAATTTTCTCGCGGCCTTCGGCTACACCGCGGAAGAGGTGATCGGCCAGCATCATCGCCTGTTCGTTCAGCGCAAGTTCCGCGAGAGCGAGGCCTACCGCGTGTTCTGGGAAGACCTGCGTGCGGGTAAGTCTTTTTCAGACGAGTTTCCGCGGATCACGAAGGACGATCGCGTCCTCTGGCTCAGCGCAACCTATGCTCCGGTGCTGGATGAGACCGGAGCCGTCGTGCAGATCACCAAGATCGCACGCGAGATCACCAGCCAGCGCCAGGACATTGCGGCCGTCAGGACCGGGCTCGAGATACTGGGCGAGGGCCATCTTGGGCATCGCATCACTTTGTCGAGCCAGAGCAGCCTCGGTGACCTTGCCACGGCCTACAATCGCGCCGTCGAGATGTTCGCGGAGCTGATCTCCCGGGTGCGCAGCGCCTCCGACACCATTGATACCACTGCCGCGCAGATCGGAACCAATTCTGACGAGCTGTCCCGGCGCACCGAGACGCAGGCTGCCACGCTCGAACAGACGGCGGCCGCGGTCGAACAACTGAACACCAACGCGAAGTCCGCAGCCGAATACGCGCTCGAGGTCGGGAACGAGGCTCAGGATACCCGGGCTGCCGCCGAGGGCAGCGGTCGGGTGGTCGAGGACGTGACGCTGGCGATGCAGCGGATCGAGACCTCGTCGGACTCGATTGCCCAGATCATCTCGGTCATCGATGACATTGCCTTCCAGACCAATCTGCTTGCGTTGAACGCCGGGGTCGAGGCCGCGCGCGCCGGCGATGCAGGGCGCGGTTTCGCGGTTGTGGCCGGGGAAGTGCGGACCCTCGCGCAACGCTCGGCGGAATCAGCGCAAGAGATCAAGACCCTCATCAGCGAGAGCGGCGGGCATGTGAAGGCGGGCGTTGATCTCGTCGGGCGGGCGAGTACCGAACTCTCCAACATCTTTGCCGGCGTCGAACGGATCTCAGATCGCATCCGTGAGGTCGTGCAGGGCCTGAACGAGCAAACCATGACCCTGGGCGAGATCAACACTGCGATTTCGCAACTCGACACGGTGACCCAGCAGAACGCCGCGATGGTCAACGAGACCTCCGGCGCCATCCGCGATCTCGCCGCCGAGAGCCGAAGTCTCTCCGAAGGAGTCGGTGTCTTCCGCGGCGCCGGAAATGACTCTGCCAGAGGTGTCGCGCATACCGGCTGGGAACTGGATGCCGGGGCAGGGCAGGTGTCGGCTGCTTCAGGGTGA
- a CDS encoding LLM class flavin-dependent oxidoreductase, protein MLQNTPASPTSIPVSVLDLSPVPEGHTTAEALRNTIELARHTERLGYHRYWLAEHHNMPGIASAATSVVIGQVAAATSRIRVGAGGIMLPNHSPLVIAEQFGTLATMFPDRIDLGLGRAPGSDQITAMALRRNHASGDRFPEDVVELLGLFGDAAEGQPVRAVPGEGTHVPVWILGSSLFGAQLAAHLGLPYAFASHFAPDALEQAIQIYRERFEPGITDKPHFMLAANVWAADTEEEALRLKSSQQQQFIRLRTGAPGKMPRPVDDIAAVTDPRYLEMANRALSISATGDRAQVARGLSSLIERYAPDELILSSAMHDPAARLRSHEIAMEALQGEALAEHARR, encoded by the coding sequence ATGTTGCAGAATACTCCCGCCTCCCCGACGTCCATTCCCGTCTCCGTGCTCGACCTGTCGCCCGTGCCCGAGGGGCACACGACCGCCGAGGCGCTGCGGAACACCATCGAGCTTGCCCGCCATACCGAGCGGCTCGGCTATCATCGCTACTGGCTCGCCGAGCATCACAACATGCCCGGCATCGCCTCGGCGGCGACCTCGGTCGTCATCGGTCAGGTGGCGGCGGCCACCAGCCGCATCCGGGTCGGCGCCGGTGGCATCATGCTGCCCAACCACTCGCCGCTGGTGATCGCCGAGCAGTTCGGCACGCTGGCCACGATGTTTCCCGACCGTATCGACCTCGGGCTCGGGCGGGCGCCCGGCTCCGACCAGATCACCGCCATGGCGCTGCGCCGCAACCATGCGTCCGGCGACCGCTTCCCCGAGGACGTGGTCGAGCTGCTCGGCCTCTTCGGTGATGCTGCCGAGGGCCAGCCGGTGCGCGCGGTGCCGGGCGAGGGCACCCATGTGCCGGTCTGGATTCTCGGATCCTCGCTGTTCGGTGCGCAGCTCGCGGCGCATCTCGGGCTGCCTTACGCCTTCGCCTCGCACTTCGCTCCGGATGCGCTCGAGCAGGCGATCCAGATCTACCGCGAGCGCTTCGAGCCCGGCATCACCGACAAGCCGCATTTCATGCTCGCGGCCAACGTCTGGGCCGCCGACACCGAGGAAGAGGCGCTGCGGCTGAAATCCTCGCAGCAGCAGCAGTTCATCCGGCTGCGCACCGGCGCCCCGGGCAAGATGCCGCGCCCGGTCGACGACATCGCCGCGGTCACCGACCCGCGCTATCTCGAGATGGCAAACCGCGCGCTCAGCATCTCCGCGACCGGCGACCGCGCGCAGGTGGCGCGTGGGCTGTCGTCGCTCATCGAGCGCTACGCGCCCGACGAGCTGATCCTGTCGAGCGCGATGCACGATCCAGCCGCGCGTCTGCGCAGCCACGAGATCGCCATGGAGGCGCTTCAGGGCGAAGCGCTCGCTGAACACGCCCGTCGTTGA
- a CDS encoding FAD binding domain-containing protein: protein MYSFEIETPTTVADAVTALGQEEAQALGGGQTLIPSLKARLAAPAVLVSLAKIAEIKGVSTEGGTVTIGGGTNHATVAAEAGAYPALVWLASNIGDPAVRNRGTIGGSLANNDPAACYPAAALASGATIKTNTREIAADDYFQGMFETALEEGEIVTSVSFPIPEKAAYMKFEQPASRFALVGVFVAKYPDGVRVAVTGASEEGVFRWTEAEEALSGNFSPEALEGLSVPADGMINDLHGSNAYRAHLVAVMTKRAVKAAS from the coding sequence ATGTACAGCTTCGAGATCGAGACCCCGACCACCGTCGCCGATGCGGTGACCGCGCTGGGGCAGGAAGAGGCCCAGGCGCTTGGCGGCGGGCAGACGCTGATCCCCTCGCTCAAGGCGCGGCTGGCGGCGCCGGCGGTGCTGGTGAGCCTCGCCAAGATCGCCGAGATCAAGGGCGTGAGCACCGAGGGCGGCACCGTGACCATCGGCGGCGGCACCAACCACGCCACCGTCGCGGCCGAGGCGGGGGCCTACCCGGCGCTTGTCTGGCTCGCGTCGAACATCGGCGACCCGGCGGTGCGCAACCGCGGCACCATCGGCGGCAGCCTTGCCAACAACGACCCGGCGGCCTGCTACCCGGCGGCGGCGCTGGCCTCGGGGGCGACGATCAAGACCAACACCCGCGAGATCGCCGCCGACGACTACTTCCAGGGCATGTTCGAAACCGCGCTGGAAGAGGGCGAGATCGTCACCTCGGTGAGCTTCCCGATTCCCGAGAAAGCCGCCTACATGAAGTTCGAACAGCCCGCCTCGCGCTTCGCGCTGGTCGGCGTCTTCGTGGCAAAATACCCCGACGGCGTGCGCGTGGCGGTCACCGGGGCGTCGGAAGAGGGCGTGTTCCGCTGGACCGAGGCCGAGGAAGCGCTGTCGGGCAACTTCTCTCCGGAGGCGCTCGAGGGGCTGTCGGTGCCGGCCGACGGCATGATCAATGACCTGCACGGCTCGAACGCCTACCGTGCCCATCTTGTCGCGGTGATGACGAAACGGGCGGTGAAGGCCGCGTCCTGA